The bacterium genome segment CCGCTCGCTCGGCCACCGGGAAATCGCCGGGGCCGTAGCCCAGCGGGGCGAAAGCTTTTTGAAGGTGGATCGGCAGCGGGTAGTGGATCACCGTGTCGATCCCGCGTTCTTTCAGGTATGCGGCCAGGTTGTCGCGGCGCTCGCTGCGCACCGCGTACACGTACCAGACATGACGCGCCCCGGCGGGCTCCACCGGCAGCTCGAGGCCCGAGCC includes the following:
- a CDS encoding DegT/DnrJ/EryC1/StrS family aminotransferase; translation: GSGLELPVEPAGARHVWYVYAVRSERRDNLAAYLKERGIDTVIHYPLPIHLQKAFAPLGYGPGDFPVAERAAEQVLSLPLCADITEDEVRQVCAAVRRWAGR